The following coding sequences lie in one Chelmon rostratus isolate fCheRos1 chromosome 2, fCheRos1.pri, whole genome shotgun sequence genomic window:
- the LOC121611718 gene encoding red-sensitive opsin, producing the protein MAEEWGKQAFAARRYHEDTTRGAAFVYTNSNHTRDPFEGPNYHIAPRWVYNVATVWMFIVVILSVFTNGLVLVATAKFKKLRHPLNWILVNLAIADLGETVFASTISVCNQVFGYFILGHPMCIFEGYVVSVCGITALWSLTIISWERWIVVCKPFGNIKFDAKWATGGIVFSWVWSAVWCAPPIFGWSRYWPHGLKTSCGPDVFSGSEDPGVQSYMIVLMVTCCLIPLAIIILCYLAVWLAIRAVAMQQKESESTQKAEREVSRMVVVMIVAYCVCWGPYTFFACFAAANPGYAFHPLAAAMPAYFAKSATIYNPVIYVFMNRQFRVCIMKLFGKEVDDGSEVSTSKTEVSSVAPA; encoded by the exons ATGGCAGAGGAATGGGGAAAACAGGCATTTGCTGCCAGGCGGTACCATGAAGATACAACACGGGGGGCTGCTTTTGTTTACACAAACAGCAATCATACCAGAG ATCCTTTTGAGGGTCCCAATTACCATATCGCTCCTCGATGGGTTTACAACGTAGCAACAGTCTGGATGTTTATTGTGGTCATCTTATCAGTCTTCACCAATGGTCTCGTCTTGGTCGCCACAGCAAAGTTCAAGAAACTCCGTCACCCTCTTAACTGGATCTTGGTCAATCTTGCAATTGCTGATCTTGGAGAGACAGTTTTTGCCAGCACCATCAGTGTATGCAACCAGGTTTTTGGTTACTTCATTCTCGGACACCCAATGTGCATCTTTGAGGGATACGTTGTCTCAGTTTGTG GCATTACTGCTCTGTGGTCCCTGACTATCATATCCTGGGAGAGATGGATAGTTGTGTGCAAGCCTTTTGGAAACATTAAGTTTGATGCCAAATGGGCCACAGGTGGAATAGTGTTCTCCTGGGTCTGGTCAGCGGTGTGGTGTGCTCCCCCTATCTTTGGATGGAGCAG GTACTGGCCTCATGGACTGAAGACGTCCTGTGGACCTGATGTATTCAGTGGAAGTGAGGACCCTGGAGTCCAGTCCTACATGATTGTTCTTATGGTTACATGCTGTTTAATTCCTCTGGCTATCATCATCTTGTGCTACCTTGCTGTCTGGTTGGCCATCCGTGCC GTTGCAATGCAGCAGAAGGAATCAGAGTCAACccagaaagcagagagagaagtaTCCAGGATGGTCGTTGTCATGATCGTGGCATACTGTGTCTGCTGGGGACCTTACACCTTTTTTGCCTGCTTTGCTGCGGCTAACCCTGGATACGCCTTCCATCCTCTGGCTGCTGCCATGCCTGCATACTTTGCCAAGAGTGCCACCATCTACAACCCAGTTATCTATGTCTTCATGAACCGACAG TTCCGTGTATGCATCATGAAGCTCTTTGGCAAAGAAGTGGATGATGGCTCTGAAGTATCCACATCAAAGACAGAGGtctcctctgtggctcctgCATAA